The following proteins are encoded in a genomic region of Arachis ipaensis cultivar K30076 chromosome B02, Araip1.1, whole genome shotgun sequence:
- the LOC107622853 gene encoding TMV resistance protein N isoform X2: MITDVPSSSSSSSPSVKTRRWINHVFISFRGADSRKGFTDHLYAALERRGCIKTFKDDHDLESGEIISKGLIKGIQESMFALVVLSPNYASSRWCLDELQNIVECREKFNQVVFPIFYGVESSDVRYQRGTFEEAFRKHEERFKEEKGKVQRWRDALQKVASYSGWDSKDNHEAALIERIVDHIQKLLIPKLPSSVGNLVGVESRMKKLNSLIGMQLDDVRFIGIWGMGGIGKTTTARLIYESIEEQFNFSCFLANIREVSAKHGIVHIQKELLSHLSVRSNYFHNLFDGVKIIANSLHNKKVLLVLDDISERSQLENLAGKQEWFGPGSRIIITTRDKHLLMAHGVHQTCELEGLVQEEALHLFCLKAFKQDQPKSQYQNLCSEVVEYTRGLPLALEVLGSHLCGRTPEAWHSALKQIRSSPHPEIQNSLKISFESLSSTEREIFLDIACFFKGMDKDEVVEVLENCGHFSQIGIEILIEKSLVTLGRRNQLEMHDLLQEMGKNIVFQESPNDPGKRSRLWSQDDISRVLSQNKGTEAIQAIVDDARVRPLARWFSEVMLPTLYYNKPYEARWSSEAFSKTSNIRLLKIRNVGRLSHGLECLPYALRVLDWQGCPLKTLPLTDQLDVVDINLSWSKIEQLWHGTKILHKLKCINLSFSGNLNQTPDFVEVPNLESLVLEGCTSLTEIHSSVMHLKKLVQLNLKGCKRLKALPGKMEMSSLKVLNLSGCSNMNTVPDFGNCMGHLAELHLDGTAVTELPSSLGCLVGLVLLHLQNCMYLVCLPDTIHKLKSLKVLNVSYCSKLRSLPECLQEMNNLEELYASNIEELPLFLYYLGNIKAVSFAGCKGPTSEFNCFRVPSAVCGPSLLIRLDLSYCNLPAESIPDGFCGLSLLRDLDLSGNNFVNLPSDISKHTTLEYLCLNWCKKLQSLPELPLSIKSVDASNCASLVTSKFHPSSKCSIFASLVQWHLPRERKCLLKGICFPRKRFDMFITGNKIPSWFAPQKSSSFAEIPFPHPSPPTEWLGYALCFLLVADRPLGYYDAEITCFTATQTSAKKITVPDKDHWRAESYVITRSVPLMEPKQPHLYILFLSIGEYLERMHTGYGFGLTSWSDGSLRIVQAGCRLVCKEDLQDIYGNHSHTSSVGPNEKNQKINNNDGPSS; this comes from the exons ATGATCACTGAtgtaccttcttcttcttcctcttcctctcccTCCGTCAAGACCCGTAGATGGATCAACCATGTATTCATCAGTTTCAGGGGTGCAGACAGCAGAAAAGGCTTCACAGATCACCTTTATGCTGCACTGGAAAGAAGGGGTTGTATCAAAACTTTCAAGGATGATCATGACCTTGAGAGTGGGGAAATCATATCTAAAGGGCTCATCAAGGGAATTCAAGAGTCCATGTTTGCGCTTGTTGTCCTCTCACCAAACTATGCTTCCTCAAGATGGTGCTTGGATGAGCTGCAAAACATCGTTGAGTGCAGGGAAAAGTTCAACCAAGTGGTTTTTCCTATCTTCTATGGTGTAGAATCCTCTGATGTAAGGTATCAGAGAGGAACCTTTGAAGAAGCTTTCAGAAAACATGAAGAGAGGTTCAAAGAAGAGAAGGGGAAAGTCCAAAGATGGAGAGATGCATTGCAAAAAGTTGCAAGTTATTCCGGTTGGGACTCCAAAGATAA TCATGAGGCAGCATTGATTGAAAGAATTGTTGATCACATACAAAAATTACTGAttcctaagttgccatcatcagTAGGAAACCTCGTTGGTGTTGAATCAAGGATGAAAAAGTTGAATTCACTCATCGGTATGCAGTTGGATGATGTTCGCTTTATAGGTATATGGGGCATGGGAGGCATAGGAAAAACAACAACTGCCAGATTAATATATGAATCAATCGAAGAGCAGTTCAACTTTAGTTGCTTTCTAGCAAACATTAGAGAGGTTTCTGCAAAACATGGCATAGTTCACATCCAAAAGGAACTTCTTTCTCATCTTTCTGTAAGAAGTAATTACTTTCATAATTTGTTTGATGGGGTAAAAATAATAGCAAACTCTTTGCACAACAAAAAGGTCCTCCTTGTTCTTGATGATATAAGTGAAAGAAGCCAATTAGAGAACTTAGCCGGAAAACAAGAATGGTTTGGTCCCGGTAGCAGAATAATAATCACTACTAGAGATAAGCATCTGCTAATGGCACATGGCGTGCATCAGACATGCGAGCTTGAAGGCTTAGTTCAGGAAGAAGCCCTTCATTTATTCTGTCTGAAAGCTTTTAAACAAGATCAACCCAAAAGCCAATATCAGAATTTGTGCAGCGAAGTGGTTGAATACACAAGAGGCCTTCCATTGGCACTTGAAGTATTGGGGTCCCATCTTTGTGGAAGAACTCCTGAGGCTTGGCATAGTGCTTTAAAGCAAATAAGAAGTTCTCCACACCCTGAAATCCAAAATTCATTGAAAATAAGTTTTGAAAGTTTGTCTAGCACAGAGAGAGAAATATTTTTGGATATTGCTTGTTTCTTCAAAGGCATGGACAAGGATGAAGTAGTAGAAGTGTTAGAAAATTGTGGTCATTTTTCACAAATTGgaattgaaattttgattgaaaaatcttTGGTCACTCTTGGTAGGCGTAATCAATTGGAAATGCATGATTTACTTCAAGAAATGGGAAAGAATATAGTGTTTCAAGAATCTCCAAATGATCCAGGAAAACGTAGTAGATTGTGGTCTCAAGATGACATCAGCCGTGTGTTGTCACAAAATAAG GGAACTGAAGCAATTCAAGCAATAGTAGACGATGCTCGAGTTCGACCATTAGCAAGATGGTTCTCTGAAGTAATGCTACCAACATTGTACTACAATAAACCATATGAAGCAAGATGGAGCTCTGAAGCTTTCTCCAAGACCAGCAACATAAGGTTGTTAAAGATACGTAATGTGGGTCGTCTTTCCCATGGCCTTGAGTGCCTTCCTTATGCACTCAGAGTTCTTGACTGGCAAGGATGCCCTCTGAAAACTCTGCCACTTACTGATCAACTGGATGTTGTTGACATCAATTTGTCTTGGAGCAAAATTGAACAACTTTGGCACGGAACAAAG ATTTTACATAAGTTGAAGTGCATCAACTTGAGTTTTTCCGGTAATCTAAACCAAACCCCTGACTTTGTGGAGGTTCCGAATCTCGAATCGTTAGTTCTTGAAGGTTGTACAAGCCTAACCGAAATCCACTCATCTGTTATGCACCTCAAGAAACTTGTTCAATTGAACTTAAAAGGCTGCAAAAGGCTCAAAGCTCTTCCAGGTAAAATGGAGATGAGTTCATTAAAGGTTTTAAATCTTTCTGGTTGTTCAAACATGAACACTGTCCCAGACTTTGGGAATTGCATGGGACATCTAGCAGAGCTTCATTTGGATGGAACTGCTGTAACAGAGCTACCTTCATCATTAGGATGTCTGGTTGGACTTGTTCTTTTGCATTTACAGAATTGCATGTATCTTGTTTGCCTTCCGGATACCATTCATAAGTTGAAGTCCCTCAAAGTTCTTAATGTTTCTTATTGCTCGAAACTCCGTAGCTTGCCAGAGTGCCTACAGGAAATGAATAATCTGGAAGAACTTTATGCAAGCAACATTGAAGAACTacctttatttttatattatctaGGAAACATCAAAGCAGTGTCATTTGCTGGTTGCAAAGGGCCAACATCTGAGTTTAATTGCTTTCGAGTTCCATCTGCTGTTTGCGGTCCATCCCTTTTGATAAGGTTAGATTTAAGTTACTGCAATCTACCTGCTGAATCCATACCAGATGGTTTTTGTGGCTTATCTTTGCTGAGGGATTTAGATCTTTCTGGCAACAACTTTGTTAACCTACCAAGCGACATTTCCAAACACACTACGCTTGAATATCTTTGTCTAAACTGGTGCAAGAAGCTTCAGTCATTGCCTGAGCTTCCATTAAGCATAAAAAGTGTAGATGCAAGCAACTGTGCCTCATTGGTAACTTCTAAATTCCATCCATCTAGCAAATGCAGCATTTTTGCATCACTTGTACAATGGCACTTACCAAGAGAACGGAAGTGCCTCCTTAAG GGGATTTGCTTTCCGAGAAAACGATTCGACATGTTTATCACTGGGAATAAAATTCCATCATGGTTTGCACCTCAAAAGTCCTCTTCCTTTGCAGAAATACCATTTCCTCATCCTTCTCCTCCAACTGAATGGCTGGGATATGCTCTGTGTTTCTTGCTGGTAGCTGATCGGCCTCTGGGCTATTACGATGCAGAGATCACTTGTTTCACGGCAACACAAACATCA GCCAAAAAAATAACGGTACCGGATAAAGATCATTGGAGGGCTGAGTCTTACGTGATCACCAGGAGTGTTCCTCTTATGGAGCCAAAACAACCGCACCTTTACATTCTCTTTCTGTCCATTGGAGAATACCTTGAAAGAATGCATACAGGTTATGGGTTTGGTTTGACGAGTTGGTCTGACGGTTCATTGAGAATAGTGCAGGCTGGGTGTCGTCTGGTGTGCAAGGAAGATCTTCAAGATATTTATGGAAATCATTCCCATACTTCCTCTGTAGGGCCTAatgaaaaaaaccaaaaaataaacaacaacgatggaccaagctcataa
- the LOC107622853 gene encoding TMV resistance protein N isoform X4: MITDVPSSSSSSSPSVKTRRWINHVFISFRGADSRKGFTDHLYAALERRGCIKTFKDDHDLESGEIISKGLIKGIQESMFALVVLSPNYASSRWCLDELQNIVECREKFNQVVFPIFYGVESSDVRYQRGTFEEAFRKHEERFKEEKGKVQRWRDALQKVASYSGWDSKDKSYISERSQLENLAGKQEWFGPGSRIIITTRDKHLLMAHGVHQTCELEGLVQEEALHLFCLKAFKQDQPKSQYQNLCSEVVEYTRGLPLALEVLGSHLCGRTPEAWHSALKQIRSSPHPEIQNSLKISFESLSSTEREIFLDIACFFKGMDKDEVVEVLENCGHFSQIGIEILIEKSLVTLGRRNQLEMHDLLQEMGKNIVFQESPNDPGKRSRLWSQDDISRVLSQNKGTEAIQAIVDDARVRPLARWFSEVMLPTLYYNKPYEARWSSEAFSKTSNIRLLKIRNVGRLSHGLECLPYALRVLDWQGCPLKTLPLTDQLDVVDINLSWSKIEQLWHGTKILHKLKCINLSFSGNLNQTPDFVEVPNLESLVLEGCTSLTEIHSSVMHLKKLVQLNLKGCKRLKALPGKMEMSSLKVLNLSGCSNMNTVPDFGNCMGHLAELHLDGTAVTELPSSLGCLVGLVLLHLQNCMYLVCLPDTIHKLKSLKVLNVSYCSKLRSLPECLQEMNNLEELYASNIEELPLFLYYLGNIKAVSFAGCKGPTSEFNCFRVPSAVCGPSLLIRLDLSYCNLPAESIPDGFCGLSLLRDLDLSGNNFVNLPSDISKHTTLEYLCLNWCKKLQSLPELPLSIKSVDASNCASLVTSKFHPSSKCSIFASLVQWHLPRERKCLLKGICFPRKRFDMFITGNKIPSWFAPQKSSSFAEIPFPHPSPPTEWLGYALCFLLVADRPLGYYDAEITCFTATQTSLESRILVPDIQAKKITVPDKDHWRAESYVITRSVPLMEPKQPHLYILFLSIGEYLERMHTGYGFGLTSWSDGSLRIVQAGCRLVCKEDLQDIYGNHSHTSSVGPNEKNQKINNNDGPSS, encoded by the exons ATGATCACTGAtgtaccttcttcttcttcctcttcctctcccTCCGTCAAGACCCGTAGATGGATCAACCATGTATTCATCAGTTTCAGGGGTGCAGACAGCAGAAAAGGCTTCACAGATCACCTTTATGCTGCACTGGAAAGAAGGGGTTGTATCAAAACTTTCAAGGATGATCATGACCTTGAGAGTGGGGAAATCATATCTAAAGGGCTCATCAAGGGAATTCAAGAGTCCATGTTTGCGCTTGTTGTCCTCTCACCAAACTATGCTTCCTCAAGATGGTGCTTGGATGAGCTGCAAAACATCGTTGAGTGCAGGGAAAAGTTCAACCAAGTGGTTTTTCCTATCTTCTATGGTGTAGAATCCTCTGATGTAAGGTATCAGAGAGGAACCTTTGAAGAAGCTTTCAGAAAACATGAAGAGAGGTTCAAAGAAGAGAAGGGGAAAGTCCAAAGATGGAGAGATGCATTGCAAAAAGTTGCAAGTTATTCCGGTTGGGACTCCAAAGATAA AAGTTAT ATAAGTGAAAGAAGCCAATTAGAGAACTTAGCCGGAAAACAAGAATGGTTTGGTCCCGGTAGCAGAATAATAATCACTACTAGAGATAAGCATCTGCTAATGGCACATGGCGTGCATCAGACATGCGAGCTTGAAGGCTTAGTTCAGGAAGAAGCCCTTCATTTATTCTGTCTGAAAGCTTTTAAACAAGATCAACCCAAAAGCCAATATCAGAATTTGTGCAGCGAAGTGGTTGAATACACAAGAGGCCTTCCATTGGCACTTGAAGTATTGGGGTCCCATCTTTGTGGAAGAACTCCTGAGGCTTGGCATAGTGCTTTAAAGCAAATAAGAAGTTCTCCACACCCTGAAATCCAAAATTCATTGAAAATAAGTTTTGAAAGTTTGTCTAGCACAGAGAGAGAAATATTTTTGGATATTGCTTGTTTCTTCAAAGGCATGGACAAGGATGAAGTAGTAGAAGTGTTAGAAAATTGTGGTCATTTTTCACAAATTGgaattgaaattttgattgaaaaatcttTGGTCACTCTTGGTAGGCGTAATCAATTGGAAATGCATGATTTACTTCAAGAAATGGGAAAGAATATAGTGTTTCAAGAATCTCCAAATGATCCAGGAAAACGTAGTAGATTGTGGTCTCAAGATGACATCAGCCGTGTGTTGTCACAAAATAAG GGAACTGAAGCAATTCAAGCAATAGTAGACGATGCTCGAGTTCGACCATTAGCAAGATGGTTCTCTGAAGTAATGCTACCAACATTGTACTACAATAAACCATATGAAGCAAGATGGAGCTCTGAAGCTTTCTCCAAGACCAGCAACATAAGGTTGTTAAAGATACGTAATGTGGGTCGTCTTTCCCATGGCCTTGAGTGCCTTCCTTATGCACTCAGAGTTCTTGACTGGCAAGGATGCCCTCTGAAAACTCTGCCACTTACTGATCAACTGGATGTTGTTGACATCAATTTGTCTTGGAGCAAAATTGAACAACTTTGGCACGGAACAAAG ATTTTACATAAGTTGAAGTGCATCAACTTGAGTTTTTCCGGTAATCTAAACCAAACCCCTGACTTTGTGGAGGTTCCGAATCTCGAATCGTTAGTTCTTGAAGGTTGTACAAGCCTAACCGAAATCCACTCATCTGTTATGCACCTCAAGAAACTTGTTCAATTGAACTTAAAAGGCTGCAAAAGGCTCAAAGCTCTTCCAGGTAAAATGGAGATGAGTTCATTAAAGGTTTTAAATCTTTCTGGTTGTTCAAACATGAACACTGTCCCAGACTTTGGGAATTGCATGGGACATCTAGCAGAGCTTCATTTGGATGGAACTGCTGTAACAGAGCTACCTTCATCATTAGGATGTCTGGTTGGACTTGTTCTTTTGCATTTACAGAATTGCATGTATCTTGTTTGCCTTCCGGATACCATTCATAAGTTGAAGTCCCTCAAAGTTCTTAATGTTTCTTATTGCTCGAAACTCCGTAGCTTGCCAGAGTGCCTACAGGAAATGAATAATCTGGAAGAACTTTATGCAAGCAACATTGAAGAACTacctttatttttatattatctaGGAAACATCAAAGCAGTGTCATTTGCTGGTTGCAAAGGGCCAACATCTGAGTTTAATTGCTTTCGAGTTCCATCTGCTGTTTGCGGTCCATCCCTTTTGATAAGGTTAGATTTAAGTTACTGCAATCTACCTGCTGAATCCATACCAGATGGTTTTTGTGGCTTATCTTTGCTGAGGGATTTAGATCTTTCTGGCAACAACTTTGTTAACCTACCAAGCGACATTTCCAAACACACTACGCTTGAATATCTTTGTCTAAACTGGTGCAAGAAGCTTCAGTCATTGCCTGAGCTTCCATTAAGCATAAAAAGTGTAGATGCAAGCAACTGTGCCTCATTGGTAACTTCTAAATTCCATCCATCTAGCAAATGCAGCATTTTTGCATCACTTGTACAATGGCACTTACCAAGAGAACGGAAGTGCCTCCTTAAG GGGATTTGCTTTCCGAGAAAACGATTCGACATGTTTATCACTGGGAATAAAATTCCATCATGGTTTGCACCTCAAAAGTCCTCTTCCTTTGCAGAAATACCATTTCCTCATCCTTCTCCTCCAACTGAATGGCTGGGATATGCTCTGTGTTTCTTGCTGGTAGCTGATCGGCCTCTGGGCTATTACGATGCAGAGATCACTTGTTTCACGGCAACACAAACATCATTAGAGTCCCGCATACTCGTACCAGATATTCAGGCCAAAAAAATAACGGTACCGGATAAAGATCATTGGAGGGCTGAGTCTTACGTGATCACCAGGAGTGTTCCTCTTATGGAGCCAAAACAACCGCACCTTTACATTCTCTTTCTGTCCATTGGAGAATACCTTGAAAGAATGCATACAGGTTATGGGTTTGGTTTGACGAGTTGGTCTGACGGTTCATTGAGAATAGTGCAGGCTGGGTGTCGTCTGGTGTGCAAGGAAGATCTTCAAGATATTTATGGAAATCATTCCCATACTTCCTCTGTAGGGCCTAatgaaaaaaaccaaaaaataaacaacaacgatggaccaagctcataa
- the LOC107622853 gene encoding TMV resistance protein N isoform X1 has product MITDVPSSSSSSSPSVKTRRWINHVFISFRGADSRKGFTDHLYAALERRGCIKTFKDDHDLESGEIISKGLIKGIQESMFALVVLSPNYASSRWCLDELQNIVECREKFNQVVFPIFYGVESSDVRYQRGTFEEAFRKHEERFKEEKGKVQRWRDALQKVASYSGWDSKDNHEAALIERIVDHIQKLLIPKLPSSVGNLVGVESRMKKLNSLIGMQLDDVRFIGIWGMGGIGKTTTARLIYESIEEQFNFSCFLANIREVSAKHGIVHIQKELLSHLSVRSNYFHNLFDGVKIIANSLHNKKVLLVLDDISERSQLENLAGKQEWFGPGSRIIITTRDKHLLMAHGVHQTCELEGLVQEEALHLFCLKAFKQDQPKSQYQNLCSEVVEYTRGLPLALEVLGSHLCGRTPEAWHSALKQIRSSPHPEIQNSLKISFESLSSTEREIFLDIACFFKGMDKDEVVEVLENCGHFSQIGIEILIEKSLVTLGRRNQLEMHDLLQEMGKNIVFQESPNDPGKRSRLWSQDDISRVLSQNKGTEAIQAIVDDARVRPLARWFSEVMLPTLYYNKPYEARWSSEAFSKTSNIRLLKIRNVGRLSHGLECLPYALRVLDWQGCPLKTLPLTDQLDVVDINLSWSKIEQLWHGTKILHKLKCINLSFSGNLNQTPDFVEVPNLESLVLEGCTSLTEIHSSVMHLKKLVQLNLKGCKRLKALPGKMEMSSLKVLNLSGCSNMNTVPDFGNCMGHLAELHLDGTAVTELPSSLGCLVGLVLLHLQNCMYLVCLPDTIHKLKSLKVLNVSYCSKLRSLPECLQEMNNLEELYASNIEELPLFLYYLGNIKAVSFAGCKGPTSEFNCFRVPSAVCGPSLLIRLDLSYCNLPAESIPDGFCGLSLLRDLDLSGNNFVNLPSDISKHTTLEYLCLNWCKKLQSLPELPLSIKSVDASNCASLVTSKFHPSSKCSIFASLVQWHLPRERKCLLKGICFPRKRFDMFITGNKIPSWFAPQKSSSFAEIPFPHPSPPTEWLGYALCFLLVADRPLGYYDAEITCFTATQTSLESRILVPDIQAKKITVPDKDHWRAESYVITRSVPLMEPKQPHLYILFLSIGEYLERMHTGYGFGLTSWSDGSLRIVQAGCRLVCKEDLQDIYGNHSHTSSVGPNEKNQKINNNDGPSS; this is encoded by the exons ATGATCACTGAtgtaccttcttcttcttcctcttcctctcccTCCGTCAAGACCCGTAGATGGATCAACCATGTATTCATCAGTTTCAGGGGTGCAGACAGCAGAAAAGGCTTCACAGATCACCTTTATGCTGCACTGGAAAGAAGGGGTTGTATCAAAACTTTCAAGGATGATCATGACCTTGAGAGTGGGGAAATCATATCTAAAGGGCTCATCAAGGGAATTCAAGAGTCCATGTTTGCGCTTGTTGTCCTCTCACCAAACTATGCTTCCTCAAGATGGTGCTTGGATGAGCTGCAAAACATCGTTGAGTGCAGGGAAAAGTTCAACCAAGTGGTTTTTCCTATCTTCTATGGTGTAGAATCCTCTGATGTAAGGTATCAGAGAGGAACCTTTGAAGAAGCTTTCAGAAAACATGAAGAGAGGTTCAAAGAAGAGAAGGGGAAAGTCCAAAGATGGAGAGATGCATTGCAAAAAGTTGCAAGTTATTCCGGTTGGGACTCCAAAGATAA TCATGAGGCAGCATTGATTGAAAGAATTGTTGATCACATACAAAAATTACTGAttcctaagttgccatcatcagTAGGAAACCTCGTTGGTGTTGAATCAAGGATGAAAAAGTTGAATTCACTCATCGGTATGCAGTTGGATGATGTTCGCTTTATAGGTATATGGGGCATGGGAGGCATAGGAAAAACAACAACTGCCAGATTAATATATGAATCAATCGAAGAGCAGTTCAACTTTAGTTGCTTTCTAGCAAACATTAGAGAGGTTTCTGCAAAACATGGCATAGTTCACATCCAAAAGGAACTTCTTTCTCATCTTTCTGTAAGAAGTAATTACTTTCATAATTTGTTTGATGGGGTAAAAATAATAGCAAACTCTTTGCACAACAAAAAGGTCCTCCTTGTTCTTGATGATATAAGTGAAAGAAGCCAATTAGAGAACTTAGCCGGAAAACAAGAATGGTTTGGTCCCGGTAGCAGAATAATAATCACTACTAGAGATAAGCATCTGCTAATGGCACATGGCGTGCATCAGACATGCGAGCTTGAAGGCTTAGTTCAGGAAGAAGCCCTTCATTTATTCTGTCTGAAAGCTTTTAAACAAGATCAACCCAAAAGCCAATATCAGAATTTGTGCAGCGAAGTGGTTGAATACACAAGAGGCCTTCCATTGGCACTTGAAGTATTGGGGTCCCATCTTTGTGGAAGAACTCCTGAGGCTTGGCATAGTGCTTTAAAGCAAATAAGAAGTTCTCCACACCCTGAAATCCAAAATTCATTGAAAATAAGTTTTGAAAGTTTGTCTAGCACAGAGAGAGAAATATTTTTGGATATTGCTTGTTTCTTCAAAGGCATGGACAAGGATGAAGTAGTAGAAGTGTTAGAAAATTGTGGTCATTTTTCACAAATTGgaattgaaattttgattgaaaaatcttTGGTCACTCTTGGTAGGCGTAATCAATTGGAAATGCATGATTTACTTCAAGAAATGGGAAAGAATATAGTGTTTCAAGAATCTCCAAATGATCCAGGAAAACGTAGTAGATTGTGGTCTCAAGATGACATCAGCCGTGTGTTGTCACAAAATAAG GGAACTGAAGCAATTCAAGCAATAGTAGACGATGCTCGAGTTCGACCATTAGCAAGATGGTTCTCTGAAGTAATGCTACCAACATTGTACTACAATAAACCATATGAAGCAAGATGGAGCTCTGAAGCTTTCTCCAAGACCAGCAACATAAGGTTGTTAAAGATACGTAATGTGGGTCGTCTTTCCCATGGCCTTGAGTGCCTTCCTTATGCACTCAGAGTTCTTGACTGGCAAGGATGCCCTCTGAAAACTCTGCCACTTACTGATCAACTGGATGTTGTTGACATCAATTTGTCTTGGAGCAAAATTGAACAACTTTGGCACGGAACAAAG ATTTTACATAAGTTGAAGTGCATCAACTTGAGTTTTTCCGGTAATCTAAACCAAACCCCTGACTTTGTGGAGGTTCCGAATCTCGAATCGTTAGTTCTTGAAGGTTGTACAAGCCTAACCGAAATCCACTCATCTGTTATGCACCTCAAGAAACTTGTTCAATTGAACTTAAAAGGCTGCAAAAGGCTCAAAGCTCTTCCAGGTAAAATGGAGATGAGTTCATTAAAGGTTTTAAATCTTTCTGGTTGTTCAAACATGAACACTGTCCCAGACTTTGGGAATTGCATGGGACATCTAGCAGAGCTTCATTTGGATGGAACTGCTGTAACAGAGCTACCTTCATCATTAGGATGTCTGGTTGGACTTGTTCTTTTGCATTTACAGAATTGCATGTATCTTGTTTGCCTTCCGGATACCATTCATAAGTTGAAGTCCCTCAAAGTTCTTAATGTTTCTTATTGCTCGAAACTCCGTAGCTTGCCAGAGTGCCTACAGGAAATGAATAATCTGGAAGAACTTTATGCAAGCAACATTGAAGAACTacctttatttttatattatctaGGAAACATCAAAGCAGTGTCATTTGCTGGTTGCAAAGGGCCAACATCTGAGTTTAATTGCTTTCGAGTTCCATCTGCTGTTTGCGGTCCATCCCTTTTGATAAGGTTAGATTTAAGTTACTGCAATCTACCTGCTGAATCCATACCAGATGGTTTTTGTGGCTTATCTTTGCTGAGGGATTTAGATCTTTCTGGCAACAACTTTGTTAACCTACCAAGCGACATTTCCAAACACACTACGCTTGAATATCTTTGTCTAAACTGGTGCAAGAAGCTTCAGTCATTGCCTGAGCTTCCATTAAGCATAAAAAGTGTAGATGCAAGCAACTGTGCCTCATTGGTAACTTCTAAATTCCATCCATCTAGCAAATGCAGCATTTTTGCATCACTTGTACAATGGCACTTACCAAGAGAACGGAAGTGCCTCCTTAAG GGGATTTGCTTTCCGAGAAAACGATTCGACATGTTTATCACTGGGAATAAAATTCCATCATGGTTTGCACCTCAAAAGTCCTCTTCCTTTGCAGAAATACCATTTCCTCATCCTTCTCCTCCAACTGAATGGCTGGGATATGCTCTGTGTTTCTTGCTGGTAGCTGATCGGCCTCTGGGCTATTACGATGCAGAGATCACTTGTTTCACGGCAACACAAACATCATTAGAGTCCCGCATACTCGTACCAGATATTCAGGCCAAAAAAATAACGGTACCGGATAAAGATCATTGGAGGGCTGAGTCTTACGTGATCACCAGGAGTGTTCCTCTTATGGAGCCAAAACAACCGCACCTTTACATTCTCTTTCTGTCCATTGGAGAATACCTTGAAAGAATGCATACAGGTTATGGGTTTGGTTTGACGAGTTGGTCTGACGGTTCATTGAGAATAGTGCAGGCTGGGTGTCGTCTGGTGTGCAAGGAAGATCTTCAAGATATTTATGGAAATCATTCCCATACTTCCTCTGTAGGGCCTAatgaaaaaaaccaaaaaataaacaacaacgatggaccaagctcataa